The genomic window aaaaataaaaaatagaaaagctGGAAACAGCCGGGTCGGGGCCATTTTGCTTGCATTCAGTCAGTGAGGCACACGTGAACGGGCCTGGGTGCTTGTGGGTGTCGGTTCCCACCTTCGTCCATCAAAATAGTGTTGAATGTTTTGAATTGACTTTTACTGTTTGTTCCTTGATGATGTTTGTACGTTTTGAGGCGGAAGGTTGTTGGGGGGTGGGGTCGGATTGCAACACAATCACACAGCTGCCACGTTGATTATTAGATTAATGCATGCCTTTAAAATcctatatgattttttttccaattaataattgaaaaaattacAGTAGGATCTGCATTATGCCACGAATCTATACAACCATTAAAAAGATTAGGGTTGATTCCATCAAAAAGTTttcgaatttttaattttttctctatttgtattatattaattaatcaatCTAATCATCGATCtaaatgttaaatattaatttagatttgGTGTGGATAAATTATAAACATGACATAAATAACTTTAATTTATAAATGGATAAACTATTTAATTAGttactttttaacttttaaaatgtttttattttaattaaaatctttacaaatttATCACCCAAAATTCTGATtggtataatattaaaattttgataaataaattacaacattataaGATATGGGCAGTCGATTAAAATTTAACAACGTGTGATGGACTTATTCTTACACGTATGGGACTCTGCAAATATGCAATGCATGTTAAGGTTAATATATGGTTAGAATCGGACCAGACCATTGTTGTGCAAAAGCTGGGCTATATGACTATATCCAACATGACAATGCCCAGTTGAGCTACTCATTGAGTCTCTGTAAACTTCTAAATTCTTTAAACTTCTAAATTCTCTCATAAACCCCGAAACCTTATATAATGACAGTGGTCAAACTCCTCCGTTAATCACCAATATGTATGAAGAAACTAACAGTTACTCTCACCCGCCATGGACCCTCGATCAAAGTCCTCATATCTCAAAATCTCCCCCCTCAAGCTCTCAAAGCTTCTCTCTCTCCACGCTCTCCGTTCCTCACTGACCAAATCTACTCTCATTTCATCAAATCAGGCCATTCTCTGGACCCCTTTCTCTCCACCACTCTCATCTCCCACTTCGCCAAACATGGTGACTTCTCACTCGACAACCCTAACCCCGATACAATCTCTTTCAACTCACTCATTTCTGGTTTCGCTCGTTTTGGCCTAGCCGGGCCGGTGCTTGGGTTGTTTAATGAGTTGAGGCATTTGGGGTTGAAGCCTGACGTGTTCACGTTGAGCAGTTTAGTTAAAGGGTGTGAGAGAATAGAAGAAAACGAGATTGTTCATGGGGTTTGTTTGAGATTGGGGTTTGGAAATGGGGCTTTTGTGGTTAGCGGATTGATTGAGAATTATGCTAAAAGTGGGGACTTGGTTTCAGCTGAGAAGTGTTTTAGAGAGTGTTTCGATGTTGATAATGTTGTTCTAACGGCTATGATTTGTTGTTATTTTTGGAATGGGGAATTCGATAAGGGTAGACAAGTTTTTATGAAACTGAGGGATTTGGggtttgaattgaatgaatttagCTTGACAGGTTTGATCAGCGGCTTGTTTGATGTAAAAGAAGGTCAATTGATCCATGGGGTTGGCTTAAAGATGGGATTTTTATGTGGTGGTTCCCTTCGTTTTAACAATGCTGTAATGAGCATGTATGCTAGGTGTGGAAGTAAATTGGACGCTGTTAAGGTATTCGATGAAATTACTGAACCAGATATTATCTCATGGACTGAAAGGATAGGAGCAGCTCTTGATAGATTCGAGGCCTTTGGAATTTTTAATAGCTTACGTCGTAAAGGTTTGGGTGTTAATGAATATACAATGACCACTGTCTTGTCTGCTGTTGCAGGAGAGGGGTTGTCGTGTTTAGGGAGGCAAATCCAAGCAGTTTGTCAGAAGGAAGGGTATTTGAAAGTGGTTTTTGTTGGCAATGCGTTGATTTCTATGTATAGTAAGTGTGGGAAAATGGATGATGCGAGGTgcatttttgatgatatggtctTTCAGGATTCTGTGTCCTGGAATTCACTGATTGCTGGATATTCGGATAATGGATTTGTTAGTCTTGCTCTTAAGATGTTCTCTGATATGCGTGGTCATAATGTTGAAGTGAATTGTTATACCCTCGCTAGCATTCTTGAAGTGGCGTCTGACTTGAACTCTTTGCACCTTGCAGTGCAGATACATTCCTATATGATTAAATGTGGATTCATGTCGGATGACTATGTGGTGTCTTGCTTGATAGCAACGTATGGGAAGTGCGACAGCTGTAACGAGTCAAGAAGGGTATTTTCTGATGTTGATAAGACAAGTGTCATGCATCTTAATGCAATGTTGAATACTTTGGTTAATGCTGATTGTCATGTTGATAGTCTAGATCTCTTCCGAAACACAGTGGATTCCAAACTTGAAGTAGACAGCAAAACTTTTAGCATCGTTCTTAAAGCTTGCAGTGCTATGACAGATTTGGAACAGGGAAGAGGCATTCACTCCCTTGCTCTTAAATCTGGATTTCATCAAGATTGCTTTGTCGAGACTGCTGTTATTGACCTTTGCTGCAAGTGTGGAAACATAAGTGATGCAGAGAGGGCTTTTAGATATGCATCTGTTGACAACTTGGCTGCATGGAATGCAATGATAACAGGATATGCTCAACATGGTTGCTATAATGAGGCTTTCAAACTTTACGATAGAATGACTGTATGTAGAATTGAACCTGATGAGATAACTTATCTTGGACTCCTTACTTCATGCTGCCATGCAGGACTACTGCAAGAAGCACAGAGTTACATGAACTCTATGGTTGAGTGTCATGGTCTAATCCCACATTTAGAACATTACACTTGCTTGGTTGATCTGCTTGGCCGAGTAGGTCTCCTGGAAGATGCAAAGAAGACCATAGATGAAATGCCTATCGAACCAGATGCTCAAATATGGCAGATTCTGCTATCTGCATGCAACATCCATGGAAATTTTGATATGGGAAGAGTTGCAGCCACCAAACTTCTTGAACTGCAGCCTGATAATGAATCTGCCTATATTCTTCTTTCGAATCTCTGTGCTTCAGCTGGTATGTGGAATGCTGTCAGAAAATTGAGAAGAGAAATGAAGGAAAAACTAGTTTCCAAGGAACCGGGTTCTAGTTGGATTCAACTAAGAGGATCCATGCATTACTTTTTTGCTGATGATCTGTTGCACCCTGAACATAAAGCAATATTTTTGGAGCTGTCAAAGTTGTATGAACATATGCAAGATTCAAAGAcaaatggtaattttttattggaCTTATGACCATTGAAAAGGATACGTTGTCGTAGCTTTTGCAACTGAGAATATTTAGGTTCTCCGATGTTCTAAATTCTAATCCATCAACCTTATCAATCATCTAATTTGATGTGATGAACTTTTGGATTTTGGCAAGTTGAATAGAAACTGGCAATTTAACTTGGATTCTAAGAAGTTACTACAATATAGACAAGACAACGAAGAACAGGGATTGCTTCAATACATTAATAAGTTAAATCGGGTTCATGGCATTTTTTACATTAGTTAGACATGGCAATAGCCGTGAAAACCAGGGTCAAGGAACCCTTCTGGTTCCTCAGGGCCAAGACGATAAACCATCATGGTCCATGGATGGGACACTGTTAACCGTTCCTCCTTTAACCCATGGCAAGCAAAATGCAGCCTAAAGCCCCTAACGGAGATTCCTTGATTCTTTCAGAAGGTAATGGAAGGAAGCCTTTTCTTGGTGTTAAAGGTATAAACTTGTTACTTTATTCCTTGCTCTACCATGTGATAAATGCCATAAACCCTACTTTAAACTACATTTTCTCATTACCTGACAATCACTTTGCTAATCTCACCTTGTTAGACCATGGCTATTGCTGTCAATTTCTCAGCCCAAGCCTTGAGGCCGAGGACATTTCCGAGGGCAATGGCAGACCTTGCCCTTAATCCCTTGCCTTCCCAAACATCACACCGACTTGAGCTAAAGAGAACGAAGAAGCAGCCTAATGGGGTGGCTATTAAAAAGCAGGAACAAAATAAACTAACCTACAACCGAGGAGTCTCTTCGGTCATGTCGTCATCGAACAGTGATATTGAGTCAATTTTGGGTCAACCTTCTGCAGCTGATACAATCAAGGATTTCTACATGTGCATCAATGAGAAAAATCTGAAAGGACTTGAGGGTTATATCTCAGAAGACTGCTACATCGAGGACTGCTCTTTCTACAACCCATTTAACGGAAAAAGGGTTACCTCTCTTTGTCTCTGCTTACGTATTTAAGCTACAACATGTATTGTCATATCTGATACGGAAACATAGTTTGCAGGAGGTTATTCATTTCTTCTATCTGCTCATGGGAAGCATGGGTCAAAACGTGAAATTCATCATCGAACACATTTGCGAAGGAGATAGTTTTACTGCAGGAGTAAACTGGCATTTAGGTAACActatatatatgtgatatatcGACCACCTTTTCTTGAGCTTTTAACTCTTATAGTAACTTGCTTTAACAAGAGGCTGAGGAATTATTTTCTGATAATATTGCAGAATGGAAACAGACGCAGATTCCCTTCACCAGAGGGTGCAGCTTTTACGAATGCTCGGAAGAAGGGGAAATATTAGTTATAAAGTAATGTATAGCAGTGCCCGTTTTAGGCCATTTTAATCGACACTAACTTTTGATTCAATGCAGGAAAGCTCGGATCATTATCGAGTCACCTCTGAAACCAGGGGGAGTGGTGCTGGTAATCTCCCCTCGAGAACCATTCAGTTTAACACTACTTAATCAAGGGCTAATTAAGCTTCCTGTTTGTTGGTTCTGAGCCATCTTTTTTTCTCGATACgtcaattcatttaggtcctgtTGAAGAACGTGACTACAATATTCGACGAGTTCCCTCAGGTTGCCGAATGTATGCAACACTTTCACCAATATGCTAAAAACTTCAAATGACAAACATACACACAAATCTCTTGGCTTTATATTATAACGTCCCATATAATTTGCTTTTTCTTGTTTGAAACCTTCAGGGTTCTT from Gossypium hirsutum isolate 1008001.06 chromosome D12, Gossypium_hirsutum_v2.1, whole genome shotgun sequence includes these protein-coding regions:
- the LOC107947052 gene encoding pentatricopeptide repeat-containing protein At3g05340, coding for MKKLTVTLTRHGPSIKVLISQNLPPQALKASLSPRSPFLTDQIYSHFIKSGHSLDPFLSTTLISHFAKHGDFSLDNPNPDTISFNSLISGFARFGLAGPVLGLFNELRHLGLKPDVFTLSSLVKGCERIEENEIVHGVCLRLGFGNGAFVVSGLIENYAKSGDLVSAEKCFRECFDVDNVVLTAMICCYFWNGEFDKGRQVFMKLRDLGFELNEFSLTGLISGLFDVKEGQLIHGVGLKMGFLCGGSLRFNNAVMSMYARCGSKLDAVKVFDEITEPDIISWTERIGAALDRFEAFGIFNSLRRKGLGVNEYTMTTVLSAVAGEGLSCLGRQIQAVCQKEGYLKVVFVGNALISMYSKCGKMDDARCIFDDMVFQDSVSWNSLIAGYSDNGFVSLALKMFSDMRGHNVEVNCYTLASILEVASDLNSLHLAVQIHSYMIKCGFMSDDYVVSCLIATYGKCDSCNESRRVFSDVDKTSVMHLNAMLNTLVNADCHVDSLDLFRNTVDSKLEVDSKTFSIVLKACSAMTDLEQGRGIHSLALKSGFHQDCFVETAVIDLCCKCGNISDAERAFRYASVDNLAAWNAMITGYAQHGCYNEAFKLYDRMTVCRIEPDEITYLGLLTSCCHAGLLQEAQSYMNSMVECHGLIPHLEHYTCLVDLLGRVGLLEDAKKTIDEMPIEPDAQIWQILLSACNIHGNFDMGRVAATKLLELQPDNESAYILLSNLCASAGMWNAVRKLRREMKEKLVSKEPGSSWIQLRGSMHYFFADDLLHPEHKAIFLELSKLYEHMQDSKTNGNFLLDL
- the LOC121202838 gene encoding uncharacterized protein isoform X1, translated to MASKMQPKAPNGDSLILSEGNGRKPFLGVKAQALRPRTFPRAMADLALNPLPSQTSHRLELKRTKKQPNGVAIKKQEQNKLTYNRGVSSVMSSSNSDIESILGQPSAADTIKDFYMCINEKNLKGLEGYISEDCYIEDCSFYNPFNGKREVIHFFYLLMGSMGQNVKFIIEHICEGDSFTAGVNWHLEWKQTQIPFTRGCSFYECSEEGEILVIKKARIIIESPLKPGGVVLVLLKNVTTIFDEFPQVAEWFLKSPHVILQWLLKIYAIFVAPLINPLLAGYVRIGKFMAGLFALAIKIVVYISRIFSR
- the LOC121202838 gene encoding uncharacterized protein isoform X2 yields the protein MEGSLFLVLKTMAIAVNFSAQALRPRTFPRAMADLALNPLPSQTSHRLELKRTKKQPNGVAIKKQEQNKLTYNRGVSSVMSSSNSDIESILGQPSAADTIKDFYMCINEKNLKGLEGYISEDCYIEDCSFYNPFNGKREVIHFFYLLMGSMGQNVKFIIEHICEGDSFTAGVNWHLEWKQTQIPFTRGCSFYECSEEGEILVIKKARIIIESPLKPGGVVLVLLKNVTTIFDEFPQVAEWFLKSPHVILQWLLKIYAIFVAPLINPLLAGYVRIGKFMAGLFALAIKIVVYISRIFSR